The following are encoded in a window of Sminthopsis crassicaudata isolate SCR6 chromosome 3, ASM4859323v1, whole genome shotgun sequence genomic DNA:
- the LOC141563314 gene encoding nicotinamide N-methyltransferase-like: protein MVEADFTGKDAYLSHFSPQTYLEKYYTFGPSPSPENQILMHVLRRLFMTFSSGRVKGDLLIDIGTGPTIYQLLSACESFKEIVATDYTDQNLEELNRWLKKEPGAFDWSPVVKYVCELEGNREKWTEKEERLRQKVKHLLKCDVTQSQPLGPVSLPQADCLLSALCLDAACKDLPTYHQALRNLHSLLKPGGFLVFIDALKSSYYMIGDQRFSSLSLSQEAVKDAVVKAGYTIQEFEVIPQSYSKTRADNEGLFYLVGQKLGNSVGLQS from the exons ATGGTGGAAGCCGACTTCACTGGGAAGGATGCCTACCTGAGCCACTTCAGTCCTCAAACTTACCTGGAAAAGTATTACACCTTTGGACCCAGCCCCTCTCCAGAAAATCAGATTCTGATGCATGTCCTCAGAAGACTTTTCATGACGTTCTCTTCTG GTAGGGTGAAGGGAGACCTCCTGATTGACATTGGCACTGGCCCCACCATCTATCAGCTCCTCTCTGCCTGTGAGTCCTTTAAAGAAATTGTGGCCACTGATTACACTGACCAGAACCTTGAGGAGCTCAACAGGTGGCTGAAGAAGGAGCCAGGAGCATTTGACTGGTCTCCTGTGGTGAAATATGTGTGTGAGCTAGAAGGAAACAG aGAGAAGTGGACCGAGAAGGAGGAAAGATTGAGACAGAAGGTCAAGCACCTCCTGAAGTGTGATGTGACTCAAAGCCAGCCTTTGGGCCCTGTCTCTCTGCCGCAGGCTGATTGCCTGCTTTCAGCATTGTGCTTGGATGCTGCCTGCAAAGACCTCCCCACCTATCATCAGGCCCTGAGGAACCTCCATAGCTTACTGAAACCTGGAGGGTTCTTGGTGTTTATTGATGCCCTGAAGAGCAGCTACTACATGATTGGTGACCAGAGGTTCTccagtctctccctttctcaagAGGCTGTGAAGGACGCAGTGGTGAAGGCTGGTTACACAATTCAAGAGTTTGAAGTCATTCCTCAAAGTTACTCCAAGACCAGAGCAGACAACGAAGGGCTTTTTTACCTTGTGGGGCAGAAACTCGGTAATTCAGTAGGATTACAAAGTTAA